In Salvelinus namaycush isolate Seneca chromosome 16, SaNama_1.0, whole genome shotgun sequence, the sequence atggtcctctgtagctcagttagtagagcatggtcctctgtagctcagttagtagagcatggtcctctgtagctcagttagtagaacatggtcctctgtagctcagttagtagaacatggtcctctgtagctcagttagtagaacatggtcctctgtagctcagttagtagagcatggtcctctgtagctcagttagtagagcatggtcctctgtagttcagttagtagaacatggtcctctgtagttcagttagtagaacatggtcctctgtagttcagttagtagaacatggtcctctgtagttcagttagtagaacatggtcctctgtagttagtagaacatggtcctctgtagttcagttagtagaacatggtcctctgtagttcagttagtagaacatggtcctctgtagttcagttagtagaacatggtcctctgtagttagtagaacatggtcctctgtaggtcagtcagtagaacatggtcctctagttcagttagtagaacatggtcctctgtagttcagttggtagaacatggtcctctgtagttcagttggtagaacatggtcctctgtagttcagttggtagaacatggtcctctgtagttcagttagtagaacatggtcctctgtagttcagttagtagaacatggtcttctgtagctcagttagtagaacatggtcctctgtagttcagttagtagaacatggtcctctgtagctcagttagtagaacatggtcctctgtagctcagttagtagaatatggtcctctgtagctcagttagtagaacatggtcctctgtagtgcTCAAACTCTAGGTGGCGTTCTGTCTTCTTCCTACAGTTTTCAGCCATTAGCTTTGCCCTCGACTGGCTCATGTGAACTACAATTACGACGCTCTGTTTTAACATTTAGAAACGTCAATAATAATCACTTGCGAATGCGGTTTGGCTTTCTAAATATATGGCCCTCATCCTTCTTTCATCAGCGAGAAACAATCCTTAAAATAAAAAAGATACCCTTattgtagcagttacagatccatacagctatggagcctccatcctactaaactacactgtactggttacagatccatacagctatggaaaACTAGAtaacttttaaattcagaaaggatgtttccTAAAAAGAAATGTGACACTTctatgttttctcaatgacattcaaatcagcattgaaaaaaggcgcaagtttaagtttgttccacctgagcgagtctgaccacaagtcagagaccaccaTGATGACACACcacatgtgtttgatggatcgcgggaaaagagcaggagtaggcttttgtaggctacagtccaagctacgtcttcaatggtgcgactgctgtcggcatccaaagattatccaacttgaataaacgcttggaggtaaggatgaccgcagtggtgtagtctacagcgATACTGAAATCactattattgatatctacatagcgcattgatgtagctatttgcgccttacggattgtggttgtggatggctgttcacaaatgtaagtttgtatttgaacccaataatggttgaattcaagaagtttaagctgcctatcgataattgtttttgaaaccagtggacagccagtgaaaaatgctcTCTTGTGGcagctgcatagtgcagatcccagcctatagaataacagctgtatagtacagatcccagcctatagaataacagctgcagagtgcagatcccagcctatagaataacagctgcatagtgcagatcccagcctatagaataacagctgcatagtgcagatcccagcctatagaataacagctgcatagtgcagatcccagcctgtggaataacagctgcatagtgctgatcccagcctatagaataacagctgcatagtggagatcccagcctatagaataacagctgcatagtgcagatcccagcctgtgggataaaagtggggcttttattgctcaatctaattcatgctgataaaaagaCCTAAtagacacatgctcaaacttgcacacttttgatcaacttaaaggggcaatctgtagttgctacatccatttttggactaataaattatatatattatgGTAAAGATATAATTGAATCGTATTATagtatgtagtagaaagcgatgggttagaagaagcctacataagaAACCCATAAAGTACAATTTAACATCCacatatggccagctatgtaaactttaacatcgatttatcctgcaatagatgtcgttcaattggtaacatacattttggtcttctaatgcctcttaagggcaaagtaatctaaaagtaactgagtGTAATCAGAtcacattactgagtttgggtaatccaaaagttatgttactgattacaattttggacaggtaactagtaacagattacatttagaaagtaacctacccaaccctgactacactgtagcagttacagatccatacagctatggagcctccatcctactaaactacactgtagcagttacagacccatacagctatggagcctccatcctactaaactacactgtagcagttacagatccatacagctagggagcctccatcctactaaactacactgtactggttacagatccatacagctatggagcctccatcctactaaactacactgtagcagttacagatccatacagctagggagcctccatcctactaaactacactgtactggttacagatccatacagctatggatgCTTTCATCCGACGAAAGCACACTTCTGCTACACTTCCCGAGTTACGCTTACACACAGGTGGTCGGTGGATGCTttatagctaattagcacaggtggttgCCTCTTGTCTTCCCTCctttttccataaacaagcacTGTAACATTGGGATATGGCTGTGTGGGAACACGAACCCTATCAAGGTGTGTATCAAtgtaaccttttttttttttttttttttagaaaatgATTTATTGTTGATGTGAAAGATAAaatccttatgcttccaaaaccgtaccgcaaGCGACGCGTGGTAATGTTCAGATTGAGTGTCGGGGCTCCGAAACAAAAATCCCCCGTACAGAAGACTTCTTCGTCCAATGAGAGTTGTGtgatgtaatggaactgagagttgGCATCaaagtcctctgtagctcagttgggtGAGAATGTCGCTTTTAATGCCAGGatggtgggtttgattcccgggacccaCCCGTACGTATAATCAAGGCACGCATGATTGTGAGTCGCTTTGGATAATAATAGTCTGATAAATGGCATACGTTATATACATGATGGGAACATGTACAGTTCCACATGAAACCTTTATTAGTAATGTGAAGACATTTGCggtctgattttttttttttcattttactCCTCACTTTTAGGTGAATGAACTTGTGGATAAAGCTTCAAATCTTCAGGTTTGTTGAAAGGTTTAAGTCACATTGTTCTTTACCATATGGATTATGTCTATCCAGCAACCGTTAAAAATAATATTTCTGTCCTAACCTAGATTTTAGAATCATGCCCAGAAATCGAGTGGCATTTTATTGGCCATTTACAGAAGAATAATGTCAACAAACTTTTGGGTAAGTAATATGTCACATCTTGTGCAACATGTTATGTCTCCATATCTCTAAAGCTGTTAACATCAACTTGCATGTCTCCCTATACCCAGCGATCCTTGTCAAAAAGCAAGCTTTTGAACACCATTCCGTAGAAGCCTTTAGCAACACCGGCATATCTTAACTCTACTCACACACTTCCCACAGGTGTACCAAACCTGTTCATGGTGGAGACAGTGGACTCTGTCAAGTTGGCCGACAAGGTAAACAGCTCCTGGCTGCGGTTGAGAACAGCTAGTACGCAGACGTTAAAGATCATGGTTCAGATCAACACCAGTGGGGAGGAAAGTAAGTGTTCACACCAGGGGTTGGAACCCAAACATTTTTTTCCCCCAATCgttttgttctgaacagaaccaattttgttgttgttgttgttacattACACTGTTCCGACCAGAAAAATAAAGTTATGAACCGGTTCGAACCGCCAAAAAAGTACCACTTTATTTctttcctttctgttcctttttaaacctctgaaatatacatttattttttaacttaAGCTCGTTATTAAATTAAATTaccaatcagtgcggatagagcagcttgctgtgGAGTGTATAAGCGATTTAATCTGTATAGGAAAGCCGTTAAGAACCACTTTTGCAGTGAAAGCATGGTTTAATCCTAttgaaagacaaacacacactgtgctGCCAGTCACAGTGTAGGGCACGAGATGCATCAGACATTTTGAGGGTGAGGATGGAGGAAGCTTGccttgaagcgctgggcatcttgttatgacatgtattatctgaattaggcccatagaattatacctacggagcagcggcttctatggaggaacttttaATGTCTTTGAACTAGCGAGTTGGTTTAACGTTGaaccagagctagctagctaacaagcttgtgtgtgcagagcggcaccagaatttaaaataaaacatttacctttttgtagttaataaatccaatgtgaaacatgGTAACTATAGTATCAAATAGCATTGAAAAAGTCAATTAATTATTCTCTAATTAAAcatctctccctaatttctgaattacactttgtcagtaggctacagtaacctattcTTACATGGGGAGGGGCAGGTAGCATGTACACAGACCGATTAGCAAAGATTTCCAACTGGCAGGCAGATGCTGGAATAAGTTTCTGTGTGACAGAGTGAGGGCCTTGCATAGGCACTTTGTTGCGATTTTTGTGGGACTGGAATAAAATGCTCGGAACGTGAAATAACGTTACTAAccagttcccatgcttttaaaataacggttctgttccggaacagcaTAGATCACTTTCGTTTTCGGTTCGGGTTCTGTTCCTCAAATAATTTTGTTATTTTCCGTTTTTTGGTTCTGTTTCCTGAACCGGTTTCAACCCTTGGTTCACACAcatgcaggttggcatttattgagatgactcatgtactggaggAAGCACTGCAgaggtcactagctggcacagccacaatgtcataaaatcagatttttaaacttaaccttaatcctaatgcctaaccctgaccttaaaataagaccaaaaagctcatttttttatatattttttaaacatttctatctagacaattttgactttgcagctggcccatctagtagaaatcgctcagttctgcctcaagGGCAACAATCATGAAGTCAACCTGCTTCACAGACAGATACACAAACTACTGTTccacacagagtgtacaaaacattaagaacaccttcctaatattgagttgcccccattttgccctcagaacggcctctattcgttggggcatggactctacaaggtgttgaaagcgttccatggggatgctggcccatgttgactccaatgcttcccacagttgttaagttggctggatgtcctttgggcggtggaccattcttgatacacacgggaaactgttgagcgtgaaaaacccagcagcgttgcagttcttgacacaaactggtgcgcctggcacctactaccataaccaaAGGCAGTTAAACattttttcttgcccattcaccctctgaatggcacacatactcaaggcttaaaaatccttctttaacctgtctcctccccttcatctacactgattttgatgtggatttaacaattgacatcaataagggatcatagctttcacctggattgtCCTGGTCAGGCTAAGTTatggaaatagcaggtgttcttaatgttttgtacactgtgtacatTACCTCTAGGTAAACATGGACTGCCTCCTGGTGAGACCGTGACCACGGTGAAACACATTTTATCCAAATGCTCTGCCCTACACTTCTCCGGACTTATGACCATAGGTCGCTATGGCTACGACCTAGCTGATGGCCCTAACCCAGATTTTCAGGTATTTGACTGTTATGATTACCCTAATGTTTTTATGTTAAGGCTTTTGGTAAAGatctataggtgtgtgtgtgtgttaagtctGTTGCGCATCACCAACCAGGCTTTGCTGAGTCGGCGACAGGAAGTGTGTGCCAGTCTACAACTGCCGCTTGAGGATGTGGAGCTTAGTATGGGCATGTCCACTGACTTCGAACACGCGGTGAGTTCCACTGTTCCAGCCTTCTCAATGGCTAATACAATATGTTCTTAACATATTGAATGATCAGATATTGATTAGGCTACCCATTTGCAACTCCAATGCTCATGCTGTTCGTATAAGTTATACCCCCCTGAGGTATATCTCCTCTTCCGTTTCCTCCTTTAGATTGAGGTGGGTTCAACCAACGTGCGAGTGGGTAGTACTATTTTTGGAAATAGGGATTATCCCAACACTCCCACTCCCAGTCCAGAGAAAAAGTCAAAGGTTCCGACAGAAGAGGCAGCTAAGAAGATGGAGCGTCTCACTGTGACAGAACAGTGATGTTTCTCCTTCCTACACTCACAACAGGCTGAAAAGGATTTAGTATTTTAAGAGATTTTCTGGAAAGAAACAACAGCAAGTTTCCACAGTATGTCTTTATGATGTCTTTGGTTGATGTAGTAGTTTTCTACAGAGCCCATTCATTTATTTGAGCATTTTTACATGACGTTCGATCTTTTAAGTTGACATTGCAAACTTCTTCTCACATTAGACATAGATTCTCATTAATCGATTGATGGTATTGGATATAAGAAGTTCCCTACCTCACATCTTGGTCTTGTGCCAACCCTAGATTCAATAGATACCGTTTTACACGATAACGGAAATAGAGATAATTTGGAGAGTCAAGCAGAGGTCGACTCTCGACTCCCCCTTATATCATGACGTATGGTATGAGTCGATTAAATTGTTTTGTATGGTGTCAGATATTTGACATTTTTATAATTGATAAACCAAATTAGAAAACAGCAGGTAAAGAGTGATTCATaccatatgtttacattgccgtGTTATTTCATTTTGTGTGATGTCAGTGATTCTTCGTCTGAATTATTTGTTGGTGCAGTAAAAAATTTAAGAATGAACCTATGCAAAAAGGAAATAGTTTAGTTTGTTCTGTTATGAGATTTTCTATCCTATAGTTATTATGGAACAATAAGGCTGTAGttagcatcaatgtaaaactaAATCCATAACTGAGGGTGATAATGATCACATTCAGTGAATTGTATTGCAAAACATTCACTTAAACAAGATACAGGGTTAAATTAAAACTGAGGAAGGTGACAAGCAATAaaatatttattgaaaataacTTGTGTTATAAAAAAAATCCTATTCAGGAAATGTAAATGAATGTTACATAAACAAAGAACCACAGATGGGAATCAAATACTTTTTCCATTTTTATTGAGTACATTGAAATGACAGCCAACCAAAAGTGAAAACCTCGTGACTTTATTCCTTGTCATAACACTACAATATTGTATTTGCATCTTACTGATATCTAGATTGTAACCTAAACCCATGTTCAGTTTTGAATAACTCAAGGGTATTTTATCATGGGCATTCAAATTTAATCTGCACCTGATTTAATGATTAGTTGGTCTTTAAAAAACCGGGGCTGTTTGGACCtctagaaatataaataatgccATGTTTTCTGGAATGATACTGCTCTTCAACAGAAGGTAAGGATGTGGATGCCATTCTACTTGTGAACTGGTGTTTGGGCGTGAACAGGTCAGTCATTAAGATATCCCTATTATTAGCTATGTTACAATCATGTTAGTAGACTAAATCACAATATAGTCCAAATACAAGTGTTCAAACCAAACGTATACAGTTTTCAGAAAGACCAAGATCTACAAAATACTAGTAATGTGGATCTGACTGCTTAGTCCAAAGTGACACAAAATGAAATTTGACTTTTGCCACTGCTTATATGTACAGTCCAACAAAGTGTATACAACAACTACACAGCAGTAGACCTAATACAACAAAATGGACACAGGTGCTG encodes:
- the LOC120061499 gene encoding pyridoxal phosphate homeostasis protein-like isoform X2 yields the protein MWKVGMSEEVGKALQAVVDRVNQAAARRPKVNELVDKASNLQILESCPEIEWHFIGHLQKNNVNKLLGVPNLFMVETVDSVKLADKVNSSWLRLRTASTQTLKIMVQINTSGEESKHGLPPGETVTTVKHILSKCSALHFSGLMTIGRYGYDLADGPNPDFQALLSRRQEVCASLQLPLEDVELSMGMSTDFEHAIEVGSTNVRVGSTIFGNRDYPNTPTPSPEKKSKVPTEEAAKKMERLTVTEQ
- the LOC120061499 gene encoding pyridoxal phosphate homeostasis protein-like isoform X1, with product MWKVGMSEEVGKALQAVVDRVNQAAARRPKTLPVVPPRLVAVSKTKPPDMVIEAYRKGHRNFGENYVNELVDKASNLQILESCPEIEWHFIGHLQKNNVNKLLGVPNLFMVETVDSVKLADKVNSSWLRLRTASTQTLKIMVQINTSGEESKHGLPPGETVTTVKHILSKCSALHFSGLMTIGRYGYDLADGPNPDFQALLSRRQEVCASLQLPLEDVELSMGMSTDFEHAIEVGSTNVRVGSTIFGNRDYPNTPTPSPEKKSKVPTEEAAKKMERLTVTEQ